From a region of the Sporosarcina ureilytica genome:
- a CDS encoding penicillin-binding protein — MFIAYGGLFFLLFGRLLFIQITGEAEGKALASLAEAKYARESVLTADRGRILDRNGELIASDTLSYRLVAVLDETLSDKNVTRHVDDPEKTAEILAKYIPMDKADLVERLTRTEEDIKKNVRKQVEFGKAGNEISHDTVLAIKEELAETDEKLPGILFLEEKKRFYPNGVFASYLIGFAQKELDENNQFKTVGKMGLEATYDKELTGTNGKVEFQTDKWGFTLPKSEKAVVAAQDGFDIKLTIDKTIQNFVEDAMYEIEEEYAPKKMLAIVADPETGAIVAMSQRPAFDPTTREGLTSNWLNEAVENTIEPGSTLKIFTLAAAIEENKWNPNAYFKSGQYTLYDRTIRDHNRTGWGTITYLEGFQRSSNVSMAYLLEKLGDRTFIDYISRFGFGEKTAIDLPNEATGIILDNYPSERLTTSYGQGSTVTPIQMIQAATAIANDGVMMKPYVISEIKNPNTGEIIESKKPVEKESPISKATAEQVREVLATTVTAEGGTGRRFALDGYTLAGKTGTAEIPSGMGGYLSGNANYLYSFIGMAPAENPQLITYIIVQQPKLKPGEIGSDPVAKLFKSVMESSLKYMNIVPTGEEPVEAPTIGDYTKKDVSEATAELEKMGYTPVIIGEGGPVLVQYPENGAKLATDSVVLLKTEGETTLPSFTGWSKKMVLSFKMLTGLDIRIVGDGYVTEQSLSPGIIVSTKEPIVIHLQHPAEIYKPAPEIEDVEETIVGG; from the coding sequence ATGTTTATTGCTTATGGAGGGCTCTTTTTTCTTTTATTTGGCCGATTATTATTTATCCAAATAACTGGGGAAGCTGAGGGGAAGGCGCTTGCCTCATTAGCTGAAGCGAAATATGCACGAGAATCAGTATTAACTGCAGACCGGGGAAGAATTCTTGATAGAAATGGTGAGTTAATTGCCTCCGATACGCTTAGTTATCGATTAGTTGCAGTATTGGATGAAACACTTAGCGATAAAAATGTCACCAGGCATGTTGATGATCCTGAAAAAACAGCGGAAATTTTAGCAAAGTATATTCCGATGGATAAAGCTGATTTAGTAGAACGATTAACAAGAACCGAAGAAGATATTAAGAAGAATGTAAGGAAGCAAGTTGAATTTGGTAAGGCAGGAAATGAGATTAGTCATGACACTGTTCTTGCGATAAAAGAAGAATTAGCCGAAACAGATGAAAAGCTTCCTGGTATTTTATTTTTAGAGGAAAAGAAAAGATTTTATCCGAATGGTGTATTTGCTTCCTATCTCATTGGTTTTGCACAAAAGGAACTGGATGAAAATAACCAATTTAAAACAGTAGGGAAAATGGGGCTTGAAGCTACCTATGATAAAGAGTTAACCGGTACGAATGGAAAGGTTGAATTTCAAACAGATAAATGGGGCTTCACATTGCCGAAATCAGAAAAGGCAGTCGTTGCCGCACAAGATGGTTTTGACATTAAGTTAACCATCGACAAAACGATTCAAAACTTTGTAGAAGATGCAATGTATGAAATAGAGGAGGAATACGCGCCTAAAAAGATGTTAGCGATTGTGGCTGATCCTGAAACCGGTGCAATTGTCGCAATGAGTCAAAGACCGGCATTTGATCCCACTACACGGGAAGGCTTAACATCAAATTGGTTGAATGAAGCGGTAGAGAATACGATAGAACCCGGTTCTACATTGAAGATATTTACATTGGCAGCTGCCATTGAAGAAAATAAATGGAATCCGAACGCTTATTTTAAATCGGGTCAATATACACTTTATGATCGAACGATTCGTGACCACAACAGAACGGGATGGGGAACGATTACTTATTTGGAAGGATTCCAACGGTCTTCCAACGTTTCCATGGCGTACTTACTTGAAAAACTAGGTGATCGAACATTTATAGATTATATAAGTAGATTTGGCTTTGGAGAGAAAACGGCTATCGATTTACCAAATGAGGCAACAGGTATTATTTTAGATAATTATCCCTCTGAACGATTAACCACATCTTATGGACAAGGGTCAACAGTGACGCCAATACAAATGATTCAAGCCGCAACCGCTATTGCAAACGATGGTGTTATGATGAAGCCGTACGTCATTAGTGAAATTAAAAATCCTAATACTGGTGAAATCATTGAAAGCAAAAAACCGGTTGAGAAAGAAAGTCCAATCTCAAAAGCAACGGCTGAACAAGTGAGAGAAGTCCTTGCAACGACAGTCACAGCTGAGGGAGGAACAGGAAGAAGATTTGCATTGGATGGCTATACGTTGGCAGGCAAAACGGGAACAGCAGAAATTCCAAGTGGAATGGGTGGCTATTTATCTGGAAACGCGAATTACTTATACTCTTTTATTGGCATGGCGCCTGCTGAAAATCCGCAGTTAATTACGTATATTATTGTTCAGCAACCGAAATTAAAACCAGGCGAAATCGGCTCTGACCCGGTTGCGAAGTTATTTAAATCTGTGATGGAGAGTAGCTTAAAGTATATGAATATCGTACCAACTGGAGAAGAACCTGTTGAGGCACCTACGATAGGAGATTATACTAAAAAAGATGTCTCCGAAGCGACAGCTGAACTAGAGAAAATGGGGTATACTCCCGTCATTATTGGAGAAGGTGGTCCAGTATTGGTTCAGTATCCAGAAAATGGCGCAAAGCTTGCTACGGATTCTGTAGTATTATTAAAGACTGAGGGCGAAACAACTTTACCATCGTTTACAGGATGGTCAAAGAAAATGGTTTTGTCATTTAAAATGTTAACGGGTCTTGATATTAGAATTGTTGGTGACGGATATGTTACGGAGCAAAGTTTATCACCTGGAATCATTGTTTCGACGAAGGAGCCAATCGTCATTCACCTTCAACATCCTGCTGAAATCTATAAACCGGCACCCGAAATAGAGGACGTTGAAGAAACGATTGTCGGCGGTTGA
- a CDS encoding ketopantoate reductase family protein — MDIAVVGAGSIGMLMGSYLSESGLDVTMIVRCDEQKERINNEGICRINEDGTESVVAVKAVTGLMEAATAKLVLIAVKYSDLKAVLNELREKEIKTPLLFIQNGIGHFNLVEESESPHVAFATVEHGAFKSDHRTVKHNGVGKVTIGEGFGDKSKFNMIEQADNDRFPVIRHANGEQILLRKVLINCLINPLTTILGITNGELLTNPYGHQLMKELYDELIKAFPEMRKELPFSAVESVCRNTARNHSSMLTDRLARRPMEIETIVSATIQKAQLTQRDLPLLKTYESILFAFDEQVAPNG; from the coding sequence ATGGATATTGCAGTTGTAGGAGCCGGCTCGATAGGAATGTTAATGGGTTCGTATTTATCCGAATCGGGCTTGGACGTAACGATGATCGTTCGATGTGATGAGCAGAAAGAACGGATTAATAACGAAGGGATCTGTCGCATCAATGAAGATGGGACGGAAAGTGTGGTAGCAGTAAAAGCCGTTACGGGATTGATGGAGGCTGCGACTGCAAAATTAGTACTAATTGCTGTAAAGTATTCAGATTTAAAAGCGGTATTAAATGAACTACGGGAAAAGGAAATAAAAACACCGCTATTATTCATCCAAAATGGGATTGGACATTTTAATCTTGTAGAAGAAAGTGAATCCCCTCATGTTGCATTTGCAACAGTTGAACATGGTGCGTTCAAAAGTGATCACCGGACAGTGAAGCATAACGGCGTGGGTAAAGTAACGATAGGCGAAGGGTTCGGTGACAAAAGTAAGTTTAATATGATTGAGCAAGCCGATAATGATAGATTTCCTGTTATTCGACATGCAAATGGAGAACAGATTTTATTGAGGAAAGTGCTGATTAATTGTTTAATTAATCCGCTTACGACCATTTTAGGGATAACGAATGGAGAATTACTTACGAATCCTTACGGTCATCAGTTGATGAAAGAGCTTTATGATGAACTGATTAAGGCTTTTCCGGAAATGAGGAAGGAGTTACCCTTCTCTGCTGTTGAATCGGTGTGCAGAAATACTGCTCGTAATCATTCATCTATGTTAACGGATCGATTAGCGAGACGACCTATGGAAATTGAAACGATTGTATCGGCGACGATTCAGAAAGCACAGCTTACACAGCGTGATTTACCTCTCCTAAAGACGTATGAAAGTATATTATTCGCTTTTGACGAGCAGGTAGCTCCTAATGGTTAG
- the bshC gene encoding bacillithiol biosynthesis cysteine-adding enzyme BshC — MKLEKMELPIQNKVLHAYQHNKAFLHKYFDYGNDEDSYRQRIKELEKRCFQRKELANVIRTFMTPFGLSSAANKHIEELMQDDALTVIGGQQAGVLTGPLYSVHKAITVILHAREQRETLGIPVIPVFWVAGEDHDLHEINHVYSEVNGQVMKEQIQDKFVMKLMASDAQFDRDKMAVFVKGIFEKFGETSHTEECLTEVLDAIDKETTFTGFFVRLMNGFFAEEGLLFIDAAFEPLRALESEYFCKLIQASAEIASSIVEIEKQLQFDGFGVPIEAQEDAMNLFYVHETGRMLLSRKDGQFVNEGVGIQFTEEEILEIAKKQPILLSNNVASRPLMQELVFPVLAFVGGAGELAYWAVLKDAFHHLGLKMPIFVPRMSITLVSRQTEKVLKEKSLTVEEVMTGAATNEKKAYVDKLRDDNFIEEIDKLEKDLAMKYEHLSEWFGQEEKMMNQLLQQNLSFHIKQFNYLKHKYEDTLYEKHEVAIRKFDKMESELFPNGQLQERIYHPYVYLNQYGSSLIKDLLALPFENDGSHYVVYL; from the coding sequence ATGAAACTTGAAAAAATGGAATTGCCTATTCAAAATAAAGTGTTACATGCATATCAACATAATAAGGCTTTTTTACATAAATATTTTGATTATGGAAATGATGAAGATTCTTATAGACAAAGGATTAAAGAACTTGAGAAGCGATGTTTTCAACGTAAAGAGCTTGCAAATGTCATTCGCACATTTATGACGCCTTTCGGATTATCCTCCGCCGCAAACAAACATATTGAAGAACTTATGCAAGACGATGCATTAACGGTCATTGGCGGACAACAGGCTGGTGTGTTAACTGGTCCGCTCTATTCTGTTCATAAAGCAATTACGGTGATTTTACATGCTAGGGAACAACGTGAAACGCTTGGTATCCCAGTTATACCTGTATTTTGGGTGGCGGGAGAAGACCATGATTTACACGAAATTAACCATGTCTATTCTGAAGTGAATGGTCAAGTGATGAAAGAACAAATCCAAGATAAATTTGTGATGAAATTAATGGCATCAGACGCACAGTTTGATCGTGACAAAATGGCCGTCTTTGTAAAAGGGATTTTCGAGAAGTTTGGCGAAACATCCCACACAGAGGAATGTTTAACTGAGGTGTTAGATGCGATAGACAAAGAAACAACTTTCACTGGATTTTTTGTCCGATTAATGAACGGTTTCTTTGCTGAAGAAGGATTGTTATTTATAGATGCTGCGTTCGAGCCATTACGAGCATTAGAAAGTGAATATTTTTGCAAACTTATTCAAGCATCAGCAGAGATTGCGTCATCTATTGTAGAAATAGAGAAGCAATTGCAGTTCGATGGATTTGGAGTACCGATTGAAGCGCAAGAAGACGCGATGAATTTATTTTATGTCCATGAAACTGGAAGAATGTTGCTTAGTCGAAAAGATGGTCAATTTGTCAATGAAGGTGTCGGTATTCAGTTCACTGAAGAGGAGATACTTGAAATTGCGAAGAAACAACCGATATTGCTAAGTAACAATGTCGCTTCCCGACCGCTAATGCAAGAATTAGTATTCCCTGTACTAGCATTTGTAGGGGGAGCGGGTGAATTAGCGTATTGGGCAGTTTTAAAAGATGCATTTCATCATTTAGGGCTAAAAATGCCGATATTTGTTCCCCGGATGTCCATTACGCTAGTGTCTCGACAAACCGAGAAAGTGTTAAAGGAGAAATCGCTCACTGTAGAAGAAGTCATGACTGGGGCCGCTACAAACGAAAAGAAAGCCTATGTTGATAAGCTGCGTGATGATAACTTTATAGAAGAAATCGACAAGCTGGAAAAGGATTTAGCAATGAAGTACGAACATTTAAGTGAATGGTTTGGTCAAGAAGAAAAGATGATGAATCAATTGCTTCAACAAAATTTGTCGTTCCATATAAAACAATTCAACTATTTAAAGCACAAGTATGAAGATACACTTTATGAAAAACATGAAGTTGCTATTCGTAAATTTGATAAGATGGAGTCAGAATTATTTCCAAATGGTCAATTGCAGGAACGAATTTATCATCCGTATGTATATTTGAATCAATATGGTTCTTCTTTAATTAAAGATTTACTGGCACTCCCTTTTGAAAATGATGGATCCCATTATGTAGTATATTTATAA
- the mraZ gene encoding division/cell wall cluster transcriptional repressor MraZ, translating to MFMGEYQHTVDTKGRLIVPSKFREHLGGSFVLTRGLDNCLFGYPMDEWKILEKKLRALPVTKKDARAFTRFFFSGATEVELDKQGRINIPASLRNYAKVEKDCVVIGVSGRIEIWAKHLWDDYYDESEESFNDIAENIIDFDF from the coding sequence ATGTTTATGGGTGAATATCAACATACTGTCGATACGAAGGGTCGTTTAATTGTTCCCTCAAAATTTAGGGAGCATTTAGGCGGTAGTTTTGTATTGACTCGTGGCCTTGATAACTGTCTCTTCGGGTACCCGATGGATGAATGGAAAATTCTTGAGAAAAAGCTAAGAGCGTTACCAGTTACGAAGAAAGATGCACGTGCATTTACTCGCTTTTTCTTTTCAGGTGCGACAGAAGTGGAGTTAGACAAGCAAGGGCGCATCAATATTCCAGCATCTTTACGAAACTATGCAAAAGTTGAAAAAGATTGTGTTGTCATAGGGGTTTCGGGCCGTATTGAAATATGGGCGAAACATTTATGGGATGATTACTATGATGAGTCCGAAGAATCTTTCAACGATATTGCGGAAAATATTATCGACTTTGATTTTTAA
- a CDS encoding acyl-CoA carboxylase subunit beta: protein MVETMTYNTELDDKLKEIFAGGAPKYHERLKAQNKLFVRERLELLFDNGEYTEDGRFANYEAGDLPADGVVTAMGKVNGQTVCVMANDSTVKAGSWGAKTVEKIIRIQEVAEKNQVPMLYLVDSAGARITDQLDMFPNRRGAGKIFHNQVRLSGFIPQICILFGPSAAGGAYIPAFCDIVIMVDGNASMYLGSPRMAEKVIGEKVTLEQMGGARMHCSVSGCGDVLAANEQEAISEARRYLTYFPANYTEKPAVKESIEAKAGRTLEEIIPENQNAPFDMYEAIDALIDEGSFYDIKKLFAPEIITGLARIDGQPVGIIANQPKVKGGVLFVDSADKATKFINLCDAFSIPILFLADVPGFMIGTSVERAGIIRHGAKLIMAMSSATVPKISVIVRKAYGAGLYAMAGPAFEPDVCIALPTAQIAVMGPEAAVNAVYSNHIEAIEDPKERLAFVQEKHKEYTEEIDIYKLASELIIDEIVSPSSLRDVLADRLKLYSTKNLPQPPRKHPVYPV from the coding sequence ATGGTAGAAACAATGACGTACAATACAGAGTTGGATGACAAGCTTAAAGAAATTTTTGCGGGGGGAGCTCCTAAGTATCATGAGCGTTTAAAAGCGCAAAATAAGCTGTTTGTCAGAGAACGATTAGAATTGCTTTTCGATAACGGAGAGTATACGGAAGATGGTCGCTTCGCGAATTATGAGGCAGGAGATTTACCGGCAGATGGTGTTGTGACAGCGATGGGGAAAGTGAATGGACAAACTGTCTGTGTAATGGCGAATGACTCAACTGTAAAGGCGGGTTCATGGGGTGCGAAAACAGTTGAGAAAATCATTCGGATTCAAGAAGTAGCGGAGAAAAATCAAGTACCGATGCTTTATCTCGTCGACTCCGCGGGGGCACGTATTACCGATCAGTTAGATATGTTTCCGAATCGTCGAGGGGCTGGAAAAATCTTCCATAACCAAGTGAGGTTATCGGGATTCATTCCGCAAATCTGTATTTTATTCGGACCATCAGCTGCGGGTGGTGCGTATATCCCAGCGTTTTGTGACATTGTGATTATGGTTGATGGAAATGCGTCCATGTATCTCGGTTCTCCGCGTATGGCGGAAAAAGTAATTGGAGAAAAAGTGACGTTAGAGCAAATGGGCGGGGCACGTATGCATTGTTCAGTAAGTGGCTGTGGGGATGTCCTTGCTGCCAATGAACAAGAAGCAATTTCGGAAGCGCGTCGTTATTTAACGTATTTTCCAGCGAATTATACTGAAAAGCCAGCGGTTAAAGAATCGATAGAGGCAAAAGCGGGCCGAACGTTAGAAGAAATCATTCCGGAAAATCAAAACGCTCCATTTGATATGTATGAAGCAATTGATGCGTTAATTGATGAGGGAAGTTTTTATGATATCAAAAAACTGTTTGCACCGGAAATTATTACAGGGCTTGCACGTATTGATGGGCAACCTGTAGGGATTATTGCGAACCAACCGAAAGTAAAGGGTGGTGTTCTCTTTGTGGACTCGGCGGACAAAGCGACAAAGTTTATTAATCTTTGTGATGCGTTCTCGATTCCAATTCTTTTCCTTGCTGATGTGCCAGGTTTTATGATTGGGACAAGCGTAGAACGTGCGGGAATCATTCGCCATGGTGCAAAACTTATTATGGCTATGAGTTCCGCTACTGTGCCTAAAATTTCCGTAATTGTTAGGAAAGCATATGGAGCAGGTCTTTATGCAATGGCAGGTCCTGCATTTGAACCAGATGTGTGTATTGCGTTACCAACCGCACAAATTGCGGTTATGGGACCGGAGGCGGCAGTAAATGCAGTCTACTCGAACCATATTGAAGCGATAGAGGATCCAAAGGAAAGACTTGCATTTGTACAAGAGAAACATAAAGAATACACAGAGGAAATCGATATTTATAAATTAGCTTCAGAGTTAATTATTGATGAAATTGTATCGCCTTCTAGCTTAAGAGATGTGCTCGCGGATCGACTCAAATTGTACAGCACAAAAAATTTACCACAACCTCCGCGTAAACATCCGGTTTATCCTGTATAA
- the rsmH gene encoding 16S rRNA (cytosine(1402)-N(4))-methyltransferase RsmH yields the protein MFNHTTVLLDEAVDGLNIKEDGIYVDCTLGGAGHSKEIVERLSEKGRLICFDQDTTAIEVAKERLKNHLSQITFIHANFRDLKNELMKIGITQVDGILYDLGVSSPQLDTPERGFSYHHDAPLDMRMNREASLTAYDVINHWSYEDLVRIFYRYGEERFSKGIARKIEAARKDSPIQTTAELAELVKSGIPAATRRTGGHPARRVFQAVRIAVNDELGAAEDSLTDAISLLKPGGRISVITFHSLEDRLCKEIFKEASSLPDLPRNLPVIPEGMEPILKLITRKPMIPSAEEIENNKRARSAKLRIAEKMKGEVKEWR from the coding sequence ATGTTCAATCACACGACAGTATTGCTCGATGAAGCCGTCGACGGGTTAAATATAAAAGAAGACGGCATATACGTGGACTGTACACTTGGTGGTGCGGGACATAGTAAGGAAATTGTTGAAAGACTTTCTGAAAAAGGTCGACTGATTTGTTTTGACCAAGACACGACAGCGATTGAAGTAGCGAAAGAAAGATTAAAAAATCATCTATCGCAAATTACTTTTATTCATGCGAATTTTAGGGATTTAAAAAATGAATTAATGAAAATTGGGATTACACAAGTAGATGGTATTTTGTACGACTTAGGGGTTTCATCTCCACAACTTGATACACCAGAACGAGGATTTAGTTATCATCATGATGCACCGCTAGATATGCGGATGAATCGAGAAGCAAGTTTAACGGCTTATGACGTGATTAATCATTGGTCTTATGAAGACCTTGTCCGTATCTTTTATCGGTATGGAGAAGAGCGTTTTTCAAAGGGAATTGCTAGAAAGATTGAAGCTGCACGTAAAGATTCACCTATTCAGACGACTGCTGAGTTGGCAGAACTTGTGAAAAGTGGCATTCCAGCCGCGACGAGAAGAACAGGCGGGCATCCGGCTAGAAGGGTGTTTCAAGCAGTTCGGATTGCGGTAAACGATGAACTTGGTGCTGCGGAGGACTCGTTAACCGACGCAATCTCTTTATTGAAACCAGGTGGCAGGATAAGTGTTATTACTTTTCATTCGTTAGAGGACAGGCTGTGTAAAGAAATATTTAAAGAGGCTTCATCGTTACCGGATTTACCAAGGAATTTACCTGTCATCCCGGAAGGCATGGAACCAATCTTAAAGTTGATTACTCGTAAGCCAATGATTCCATCAGCAGAAGAAATAGAAAATAATAAAAGAGCAAGGTCTGCGAAGTTAAGAATTGCTGAAAAGATGAAGGGGGAAGTTAAAGAATGGCGTTAG
- the ftsL gene encoding cell division protein FtsL: MALEQRKFVSTHVHEQEMPVTPERQQGEKRARKLFSPGEKVLFVAFASLLVIFSSVILHTEGQLNDLNREVQTIGTQIEQQSKQNTQLSIQVKEQSTHERVWEKARELGLNLNEKNVKVVPGR; this comes from the coding sequence ATGGCGTTAGAACAAAGGAAGTTCGTCTCAACACACGTACATGAACAAGAAATGCCTGTAACACCCGAGAGACAACAGGGGGAAAAGCGTGCACGTAAGTTATTTTCACCCGGCGAAAAAGTGTTATTTGTCGCATTCGCTTCTCTTCTCGTTATCTTTTCATCTGTAATTTTGCATACGGAAGGCCAGTTAAATGATTTAAATCGGGAAGTGCAAACGATTGGCACTCAAATTGAACAGCAATCAAAACAGAATACACAATTGTCCATCCAAGTAAAAGAGCAATCTACACATGAGAGAGTGTGGGAGAAAGCGAGAGAACTTGGACTAAATCTGAACGAGAAGAACGTGAAGGTTGTGCCTGGGCGATGA
- a CDS encoding acetyl-CoA carboxylase biotin carboxylase subunit, whose translation MKKVLIANRGEIASRVIRTCKRLGIETVAVYSEADAEMPFVKEADHAFLIGPPPIQQSYLKGQEIIEIAIRENVDAIHPGYGILSENATFVEQVQKAGITFIGPDATTIQKMGDKIEARQTMQRASVPVVPGTDEGVSTLEEAKRIAAEIGYPIMLKASAGGGGVGMIRCEDEQALGQQFDSVKNRAKMYFGSDAVFLEKFISNARHIEVQVFGDYHGNIVHLFERNCSVQRRNQKVIEESPSPSLSEEARAQLFEAAVNAAKAVNYKNAGTVEFIVDENEQIYFLEMNTRLQVEHPITEEVTGYDLVEWQIEVARGNELPVIDQQQIELSGHALEFRVYAEDPITFMPSPGEITKLDLGNDDDVRIDNGYAENGKVTPFYDPLISKVIVHAATREEAIEKSKAYLATLNIEGLKTNLPLFSEILNEESFIQGAYTTSIIANWLEAQKGEKVN comes from the coding sequence ATGAAAAAAGTGCTCATTGCAAATCGTGGGGAGATTGCAAGTCGAGTTATCAGAACGTGTAAGCGCTTAGGTATTGAAACGGTTGCGGTTTATTCAGAGGCAGATGCTGAAATGCCGTTTGTGAAAGAAGCTGATCATGCATTTCTAATTGGTCCGCCGCCAATCCAACAATCTTATTTAAAAGGGCAAGAAATTATTGAAATTGCAATTCGCGAAAACGTAGATGCCATTCACCCTGGATATGGGATTTTGTCCGAAAATGCAACATTTGTTGAACAGGTTCAAAAGGCTGGAATTACTTTTATCGGTCCTGATGCGACGACGATTCAAAAAATGGGAGATAAAATAGAAGCTCGTCAAACAATGCAACGAGCATCGGTACCAGTTGTCCCTGGAACAGATGAAGGAGTCTCTACTTTGGAAGAAGCGAAACGCATTGCAGCTGAAATTGGCTATCCGATTATGTTAAAAGCGAGTGCCGGTGGTGGTGGCGTAGGTATGATTCGCTGTGAGGATGAGCAAGCGCTCGGTCAGCAGTTTGACTCGGTGAAAAATCGAGCGAAAATGTATTTTGGTAGTGATGCTGTTTTTTTAGAGAAGTTTATTTCAAATGCAAGACATATTGAAGTGCAAGTTTTTGGAGATTATCATGGGAATATCGTTCACTTATTTGAGCGGAATTGTTCCGTCCAAAGACGAAATCAAAAAGTGATAGAAGAATCGCCGTCGCCTAGTTTATCTGAAGAGGCGAGAGCGCAACTGTTTGAAGCAGCGGTGAATGCAGCAAAAGCAGTGAATTATAAAAATGCTGGAACGGTCGAGTTTATTGTTGATGAGAATGAACAAATTTATTTTCTTGAAATGAATACTCGATTACAAGTCGAACATCCGATTACTGAAGAGGTAACGGGGTATGACCTTGTAGAGTGGCAAATTGAAGTTGCTAGAGGAAATGAATTACCTGTTATCGATCAACAGCAAATTGAGTTGAGTGGACATGCACTAGAATTCCGTGTTTATGCGGAAGATCCGATAACCTTTATGCCTTCTCCAGGGGAAATTACAAAATTAGACCTTGGAAATGACGATGATGTTCGGATAGATAATGGATATGCGGAAAATGGAAAAGTAACGCCGTTTTATGATCCGTTAATTTCCAAAGTGATTGTGCATGCAGCGACGAGAGAAGAAGCTATTGAAAAATCAAAAGCCTATTTAGCTACTTTGAATATAGAAGGATTGAAAACGAATCTACCGTTGTTTTCTGAGATTCTAAATGAAGAATCGTTTATTCAAGGTGCGTATACAACATCAATCATTGCGAATTGGTTGGAAGCTCAGAAAGGGGAAAAAGTAAATTGA
- a CDS encoding DUF3397 domain-containing protein — protein sequence MVSVLFSNLIAVIVVFPFIVSVCLLFLYQRIGRAPTIRKIADLTTPFLFFSIYMISHTIFGDGVGYTIVILALSIIIIYAVFERRRVKDFQIIRLIRKVWRLYFLLLIAAYMILILIGLVLKIIEYVT from the coding sequence ATGGTTAGTGTACTTTTTTCGAATTTAATTGCTGTTATCGTCGTATTTCCGTTTATCGTAAGTGTTTGTCTACTTTTTTTATATCAACGCATCGGACGTGCACCTACAATTAGAAAAATTGCAGATTTGACGACTCCTTTTTTATTTTTTTCTATCTATATGATTTCGCATACGATATTTGGCGATGGCGTCGGTTATACGATTGTCATACTCGCACTATCTATAATCATTATATATGCGGTATTTGAACGAAGACGCGTAAAAGATTTTCAAATCATTCGTCTTATTCGGAAGGTATGGCGTTTGTATTTCCTTTTATTAATTGCGGCCTACATGATACTCATTCTGATTGGGTTAGTATTGAAGATAATCGAATATGTAACGTAA
- a CDS encoding acetyl-CoA carboxylase biotin carboxyl carrier protein subunit produces the protein MTQLKSSMAGSVFTVNVNVGDNVEVGQVVMVLESMKMEIPVEAEVAGKVTEINANVGDFVNEGDTLVTITE, from the coding sequence TTGACACAATTAAAATCATCGATGGCGGGATCTGTTTTTACGGTTAATGTAAATGTAGGAGATAATGTTGAAGTTGGACAAGTTGTGATGGTCCTTGAATCTATGAAAATGGAAATTCCGGTTGAGGCTGAAGTAGCTGGAAAGGTCACAGAGATTAATGCCAATGTTGGAGATTTTGTGAATGAAGGGGACACACTTGTTACGATAACTGAATAA